The following coding sequences are from one Brienomyrus brachyistius isolate T26 chromosome 2, BBRACH_0.4, whole genome shotgun sequence window:
- the bmp2k gene encoding BMP-2-inducible protein kinase isoform X13, with translation MKKFSRMPRSESGGPGGGCGSGSSSGVSSYIGRVFAVGRYQVNVEELIAEGGFSVVFLARTHSGVRCALKRMYVNNVADLSVYKREITIMKELLDHKNIVRYLDSAINAVAESVWEVLILMEYCRAGQVVKQMNQRLHTGFSEAEVLAIFCDTCEAVARLHQCKTPIIHRDLKVENILLNDQGHYVLCDFGSATHKVLHPHKDGVNAVEDEIKKYTTLSYRAPEMVNLYGGKPITTKADIWALGCLLYKLCFFSLPFGESQVAMSDGNFIIPDNSRFSFKLHCLIRYMLEPDVEKRPDIYQVSYFAFKLAGKECPVPNLFNSSLPTSLPEPLTASEVAAKKSLTKARITDSVGPTETSIAPRQRPKAANANVVSIHNTVTPVKMTVPTGPVSNGQKVSAPGNGQSALQTSSGSQQHRILQQLQPGDLRLQQFQKQQQHLHQQQLQQQQQQQLQQQQQLQQQQQQLQQQQQLQQQQQQQQQQQQLQQQQQQLQHQQQQPNQQQLIYLQQYHQALQMHQQPHILSQQMAMQPVYQQQAQYAAMMHLYQQAFAQQQQHQHPNHQQVPYHTSPLEFQASHTNFNPSGLGRMGPVAVEPSFTNTRNPSVSSEVVTPPPQNISNPPDMSGWNPFGEDNFSKMTEEDLLDREFDLLRAKKPVEGAASVDLSIGKQLPSKPLQDDLFGSVPFLSSPDASTKTPEQPTPEPNPAAEDQPVKECKSNKRSASSGLLCRAGEESDSDFESDPPSPKSSEEEEIEEDEGLNSEHGEFNEYTECENLGQRPLLMDSEEEDEEKHSSGSDDDQKKGKVLARSPAERKTQSTGQGAARAESGSSLITPPESPIVTTTDVFGAVPFLGSDQAKPEAESGDIFAKAPFRQASQEQIMDEFDVFTKAPFNRNLSRTNKSIDAPIGQTPPVSPDSVDVFGCSPFQPSHSPPLSAAPEDVFGQVPFEEIPSSQQQKIKQRSLQKLSSRQRRTKQETSNSNGKRHHGTPTSGRKTGKASFRTPERVRRHKRVGRRDSQSSNEFLSASDSKENISVSVGDGKDKGAPLPAEEVNLDPFGAKPFHPQDTGWNSQHQGDIGCSNGRPRATSLQSTFSEGNTMDDFGAVPFTEMVHGVAQQSTQVDLDPFGAAPFPSKP, from the exons ATGAAGAAGTTCTCCCGCATGCCGAGGTCCGAGAGTGGCGGGCCAGGTGGAGGCTGCGGCTCGGGGTCCTCTTCGGGGGTCTCCAGCTACATCGGAAGAGTGTTCGCCGTGGGCCGGTACCAGGTCAACGTGGAGGAGCTCATCGCGGAAG GTGGATTTTCTGTGGTTTTTCTTGCTCGAACTCATAGTGGAGTTCGATGTGCCCTGAAGAGGATGTACGTAAACAATGTGGCGGACCTCAGCGTCTACAAGAGGGAGATCACAATCATG AAAGAGCTTTTGGATCACAAGAATATTGTACGCTACTTGGATTCTGCCATTAATGCCGTGGCAGAGAGTGTCTGGGAGGTCCTGATTCTCATGGAGTACTGCAGAG CTGGTCAGGTGGTTAAACAGATGAACCAGCGTCTTCACACAGGCTTCAGTGAGGCAGAAGTCTTGGCTATTTTTTGTGATACCTGCGAGGCCGTTGCCAGGTTACATCAGTGCAAGACCCCAATCATTCACCGAGATCTAAAG GTGGAGAACATCCTCTTGAATGACCAGGGGCACTACGTTCTGTGCGATTTCGGAAGTGCCACACACAAAGTGCTCCATCCTCATAAAGATGGAGTGAATGCAGTAGAAgatgaaataaaaaa GTACACCACCCTCTCGTACCGAGCCCCTGAGATGGTTAATCTGTATGGAGGGAAGCCCATTACCACCAAGGCTGATATATGG GCACTTGGATGCTTGTTGTACAAGCTTTGTTTCTTCTCACTTCCATTTGGGGAGAGCCAGGTTGCCATGTCTGATGGGAACTTCATTATTCCAGATAACTCCAGATTCTCCTTTAAACTGCACTGTTTAATCA GATACATGCTTGAGCCAGATGTAGAGAAGAGACCTGACATCTACCAGGTTTCCTACTTTGCCTTCAAGTTGGCCGGAAAAGAGTGCCCTGTGCCAAATCTCTTT AACTCTTCCCTGCCAACGTCCCTCCCAGAGCCTCTTACTGCCAGTGAGGTGGCTGCAAAGAAGAGTTTGACGAAGGCCAG AATAACGGACTCGGTTGGACCAACAGAAACCTCAATTGCCCCAAGACAGAGACCAAAGGCTGCAAATGCCAATGTTGTGTCCATTCACAATACTGTTACTCCTGTGAAAATGACGGTTCCTACTGGACCAGTGAGCAATGGACAGAAAG TGTCGGCCCCGGGGAACGGACAGTCTGCTTTGCAAACTTCCTCAGGCAGCCAGCAGCACCGcatcctgcagcagctgcagccaggagacctACGACTACAGCAGTTTCAAAAACAGCAGCAACATCTTCATCAGCAACAGcttcagcagcagcaacaacagcagcttcagcagcaacaacagctccaa caacaacaacagcagctt cagcagcaacaacagctccaacaacaacaacagcaacagcagcagcaacaacagctccaacaacagcaacaacagcttcagcatcagcagcagcaacCAAATCAACAACAGCTTATTTACCTACAGCAG TACCACCAGGCCCTCCAGATGCATCAGCAGCCGCACATACTCAGCCAGCAGATGGCAATGCAGCCTGTGTATCAGCAGCAGGCCCAGTACGCGGCCATG ATGCACCTGTATCAGCAGGCCTTtgcacagcagcagcaacaccaACATCCCAATCATCAGCAGGTCCCCTATCACACCTCCCCGTTGGAATTCCAGGCTTCCCACACGAACTTTAACCCTTCTGGGTTGGGTCGCATGGGGCCTGTCGCTGTGGAACCTTCATTCACTAACACCAG AAACCCCTCCGTGAGTTCAGAGGTGGTTACCCCTCCCCCACAGAACATCAGTAATCCCCCTGATATGTCAGGATGGAATCCCTTTGGAGAAGACAACTTCTCCAAGATGACTGAAGAGGACCTGCTGGACAGAGAGTTTGACCTCCTGAGAGCGA AAAAGCCCGTGGAGGGAGCAGCCAGTGTAGACCTCAGCATAGGGAAGCAGCTGCCCTCAAAGCCTCTGCAGGATGACCTTTTTGGCTCTGTACCTTTTCTGTCCAGCCCAG ATGCCAGTACGAAGACCCCAGAGCAGCCCACGCCGGAGCCTAATCCCGCTGCTGAAGACCAACCGGTGAAAGAGTGCAAATCCAACAAGAGAAGTGCCTCTTCTGGCCTGCTGTGCAGAGCAGGAGAGGAGTCAGACAGCGACTTCGAATCAGATCCTCCATCTCCAAAGAGCAGCGAGGAGGAGGAGATTGAGGAAGACGAAGGTCTGAACAGTGAGCATGGTGAGTTCAACGAGTACACGGAATGCGAGAACCTCGGGCAGAGGCCCCTGCTCATGGATTCtgaggaggaggatgaagaaAAGCACAGTTCTGGTTCGGACGACGACCAGAAAAAGGGCAAAGTGCTGGCAAGGAGCCCGGCAGAGCGGAAAACACAGAGTACAGGGCAGGGAGCCGCCAGGGCAGAGTCCGGCTCCAGTCTGATCACGCCCCCCGAGTCGCCCATCGTGACCACGACGGACGTCTTCGGAGCAGTGCCCTTCCTCGGCAGTGACCAGGCCAAACCCGAAGCCGAAAGTGGTGACATTTTCGCCAAGGCCCCATTCAGACAGGCCAGCCAGGAGCAGATTATGGATGAATTTGATGTATTTACCAAAGCCCCATTCAACAGAAACTTGTCCAGAACAAACAAGAGCATTGACGCCCCAATAGGACAAACGCCCCCTGTGTCCCCTGACAGCGTGGACGTGTTCGGCTGCTCTCCTTTCCAGCCTAGCCATTCACCGCCGCTTTCTGCGGCCCCAGAGGATGTCTTCGGCCAGGTACCCTTCGAAGAGATCCCCAGCAGCCAACAACAAAAGATAAAGCAGCGTAGCCTTCAGAAGCTCTCTTCGAGGCAGAGACGTACAAAACAGGAGACCAGCAATAGCAATGGTAAGCGTCACCACGGAACTCCCACCAGTGGCAGGAAGACGGGCAAGGCCAGTTTCCGTACGCCGGAACGCGTACGGCGACACAAGCGAGTGGGCAGGAGGGACTCTCAGAGCAGCAACGAGTTCCTCAGCGCCTCTGACTCCAAGGAGAACATCAGCGTCAGCGTGGGGGATGGCAAAGACAAGGGAGCACCTTTGCCAGCTGAGGAGGTCAACCTGGACCCATTTGGTGCCAAACCTTTTCATCCACAAGACACTGGCTGGAACTCTCAGCATCAAGGGGACATTGGTTGCTCTAATGGGAGACCTCGAGCCACATCTTTGCAGAGCACGTTCAGTGAGGGGAATACCATGGATGACTTTGGGGCCGTGCCGTTCACGGAGATGGTCCATGGCGTAGCACAGCAGTCGACGCAGGTGGACCTGGATCCTTTTGGCGCTGCTCCTTTCCCCTCAAAACCTTGA
- the bmp2k gene encoding BMP-2-inducible protein kinase isoform X7 — MKKFSRMPRSESGGPGGGCGSGSSSGVSSYIGRVFAVGRYQVNVEELIAEGGFSVVFLARTHSGVRCALKRMYVNNVADLSVYKREITIMKELLDHKNIVRYLDSAINAVAESVWEVLILMEYCRAGQVVKQMNQRLHTGFSEAEVLAIFCDTCEAVARLHQCKTPIIHRDLKVENILLNDQGHYVLCDFGSATHKVLHPHKDGVNAVEDEIKKYTTLSYRAPEMVNLYGGKPITTKADIWALGCLLYKLCFFSLPFGESQVAMSDGNFIIPDNSRFSFKLHCLIRYMLEPDVEKRPDIYQVSYFAFKLAGKECPVPNLFNSSLPTSLPEPLTASEVAAKKSLTKARITDSVGPTETSIAPRQRPKAANANVVSIHNTVTPVKMTVPTGPVSNGQKVSAPGNGQSALQTSSGSQQHRILQQLQPGDLRLQQFQKQQQHLHQQQQQQLQQQQQLQQQQQLQQQQQLQQQQQLQQQQQQLQQQQQLQQQQQQLQQQQQLQQQQQQLQQQQQLQQQQQQLQQQQQLQQQQQQLQQQQQQQQQQQQLQQQQQQLQHQQQQPNQQQLIYLQQYHQALQMHQQPHILSQQMAMQPVYQQQAQYAAMMHLYQQAFAQQQQHQHPNHQQVPYHTSPLEFQASHTNFNPSGLGRMGPVAVEPSFTNTRNPSVSSEVVTPPPQNISNPPDMSGWNPFGEDNFSKMTEEDLLDREFDLLRAKKPVEGAASVDLSIGKQLPSKPLQDDLFGSVPFLSSPDASTKTPEQPTPEPNPAAEDQPVKECKSNKRSASSGLLCRAGEESDSDFESDPPSPKSSEEEEIEEDEGLNSEHGEFNEYTECENLGQRPLLMDSEEEDEEKHSSGSDDDQKKGKVLARSPAERKTQSTGQGAARAESGSSLITPPESPIVTTTDVFGAVPFLGSDQAKPEAESGDIFAKAPFRQASQEQIMDEFDVFTKAPFNRNLSRTNKSIDAPIGQTPPVSPDSVDVFGCSPFQPSHSPPLSAAPEDVFGQVPFEEIPSSQQQKIKQRSLQKLSSRQRRTKQETSNSNGKRHHGTPTSGRKTGKASFRTPERVRRHKRVGRRDSQSSNEFLSASDSKENISVSVGDGKDKGAPLPAEEVNLDPFGAKPFHPQDTGWNSQHQGDIGCSNGRPRATSLQSTFSEGNTMDDFGAVPFTEMVHGVAQQSTQVDLDPFGAAPFPSKP; from the exons ATGAAGAAGTTCTCCCGCATGCCGAGGTCCGAGAGTGGCGGGCCAGGTGGAGGCTGCGGCTCGGGGTCCTCTTCGGGGGTCTCCAGCTACATCGGAAGAGTGTTCGCCGTGGGCCGGTACCAGGTCAACGTGGAGGAGCTCATCGCGGAAG GTGGATTTTCTGTGGTTTTTCTTGCTCGAACTCATAGTGGAGTTCGATGTGCCCTGAAGAGGATGTACGTAAACAATGTGGCGGACCTCAGCGTCTACAAGAGGGAGATCACAATCATG AAAGAGCTTTTGGATCACAAGAATATTGTACGCTACTTGGATTCTGCCATTAATGCCGTGGCAGAGAGTGTCTGGGAGGTCCTGATTCTCATGGAGTACTGCAGAG CTGGTCAGGTGGTTAAACAGATGAACCAGCGTCTTCACACAGGCTTCAGTGAGGCAGAAGTCTTGGCTATTTTTTGTGATACCTGCGAGGCCGTTGCCAGGTTACATCAGTGCAAGACCCCAATCATTCACCGAGATCTAAAG GTGGAGAACATCCTCTTGAATGACCAGGGGCACTACGTTCTGTGCGATTTCGGAAGTGCCACACACAAAGTGCTCCATCCTCATAAAGATGGAGTGAATGCAGTAGAAgatgaaataaaaaa GTACACCACCCTCTCGTACCGAGCCCCTGAGATGGTTAATCTGTATGGAGGGAAGCCCATTACCACCAAGGCTGATATATGG GCACTTGGATGCTTGTTGTACAAGCTTTGTTTCTTCTCACTTCCATTTGGGGAGAGCCAGGTTGCCATGTCTGATGGGAACTTCATTATTCCAGATAACTCCAGATTCTCCTTTAAACTGCACTGTTTAATCA GATACATGCTTGAGCCAGATGTAGAGAAGAGACCTGACATCTACCAGGTTTCCTACTTTGCCTTCAAGTTGGCCGGAAAAGAGTGCCCTGTGCCAAATCTCTTT AACTCTTCCCTGCCAACGTCCCTCCCAGAGCCTCTTACTGCCAGTGAGGTGGCTGCAAAGAAGAGTTTGACGAAGGCCAG AATAACGGACTCGGTTGGACCAACAGAAACCTCAATTGCCCCAAGACAGAGACCAAAGGCTGCAAATGCCAATGTTGTGTCCATTCACAATACTGTTACTCCTGTGAAAATGACGGTTCCTACTGGACCAGTGAGCAATGGACAGAAAG TGTCGGCCCCGGGGAACGGACAGTCTGCTTTGCAAACTTCCTCAGGCAGCCAGCAGCACCGcatcctgcagcagctgcagccaggagacctACGACTACAGCAGTTTCAAAAACAGCAGCAACATCTTCATCAG cagcagcaacaacagctccaacaacaacagcagcttcagcagcaacaacagctccaacaacaacagcagcttcagcagcaacaacagctccaacaacagcaacagcagcttcagcagcagcaacagctccaacaacagcaacagcagcttcagcagcagcaacagctccaacaacagcaacagcagcttcagcagcagcaacagctccaacaacagcaacagcagcttcagcagcaacaacagctccagcagcagcaacaacagctccaacaacaacaacagcaacagcagcagcaacaacagctccaacaacagcaacaacagcttcagcatcagcagcagcaacCAAATCAACAACAGCTTATTTACCTACAGCAG TACCACCAGGCCCTCCAGATGCATCAGCAGCCGCACATACTCAGCCAGCAGATGGCAATGCAGCCTGTGTATCAGCAGCAGGCCCAGTACGCGGCCATG ATGCACCTGTATCAGCAGGCCTTtgcacagcagcagcaacaccaACATCCCAATCATCAGCAGGTCCCCTATCACACCTCCCCGTTGGAATTCCAGGCTTCCCACACGAACTTTAACCCTTCTGGGTTGGGTCGCATGGGGCCTGTCGCTGTGGAACCTTCATTCACTAACACCAG AAACCCCTCCGTGAGTTCAGAGGTGGTTACCCCTCCCCCACAGAACATCAGTAATCCCCCTGATATGTCAGGATGGAATCCCTTTGGAGAAGACAACTTCTCCAAGATGACTGAAGAGGACCTGCTGGACAGAGAGTTTGACCTCCTGAGAGCGA AAAAGCCCGTGGAGGGAGCAGCCAGTGTAGACCTCAGCATAGGGAAGCAGCTGCCCTCAAAGCCTCTGCAGGATGACCTTTTTGGCTCTGTACCTTTTCTGTCCAGCCCAG ATGCCAGTACGAAGACCCCAGAGCAGCCCACGCCGGAGCCTAATCCCGCTGCTGAAGACCAACCGGTGAAAGAGTGCAAATCCAACAAGAGAAGTGCCTCTTCTGGCCTGCTGTGCAGAGCAGGAGAGGAGTCAGACAGCGACTTCGAATCAGATCCTCCATCTCCAAAGAGCAGCGAGGAGGAGGAGATTGAGGAAGACGAAGGTCTGAACAGTGAGCATGGTGAGTTCAACGAGTACACGGAATGCGAGAACCTCGGGCAGAGGCCCCTGCTCATGGATTCtgaggaggaggatgaagaaAAGCACAGTTCTGGTTCGGACGACGACCAGAAAAAGGGCAAAGTGCTGGCAAGGAGCCCGGCAGAGCGGAAAACACAGAGTACAGGGCAGGGAGCCGCCAGGGCAGAGTCCGGCTCCAGTCTGATCACGCCCCCCGAGTCGCCCATCGTGACCACGACGGACGTCTTCGGAGCAGTGCCCTTCCTCGGCAGTGACCAGGCCAAACCCGAAGCCGAAAGTGGTGACATTTTCGCCAAGGCCCCATTCAGACAGGCCAGCCAGGAGCAGATTATGGATGAATTTGATGTATTTACCAAAGCCCCATTCAACAGAAACTTGTCCAGAACAAACAAGAGCATTGACGCCCCAATAGGACAAACGCCCCCTGTGTCCCCTGACAGCGTGGACGTGTTCGGCTGCTCTCCTTTCCAGCCTAGCCATTCACCGCCGCTTTCTGCGGCCCCAGAGGATGTCTTCGGCCAGGTACCCTTCGAAGAGATCCCCAGCAGCCAACAACAAAAGATAAAGCAGCGTAGCCTTCAGAAGCTCTCTTCGAGGCAGAGACGTACAAAACAGGAGACCAGCAATAGCAATGGTAAGCGTCACCACGGAACTCCCACCAGTGGCAGGAAGACGGGCAAGGCCAGTTTCCGTACGCCGGAACGCGTACGGCGACACAAGCGAGTGGGCAGGAGGGACTCTCAGAGCAGCAACGAGTTCCTCAGCGCCTCTGACTCCAAGGAGAACATCAGCGTCAGCGTGGGGGATGGCAAAGACAAGGGAGCACCTTTGCCAGCTGAGGAGGTCAACCTGGACCCATTTGGTGCCAAACCTTTTCATCCACAAGACACTGGCTGGAACTCTCAGCATCAAGGGGACATTGGTTGCTCTAATGGGAGACCTCGAGCCACATCTTTGCAGAGCACGTTCAGTGAGGGGAATACCATGGATGACTTTGGGGCCGTGCCGTTCACGGAGATGGTCCATGGCGTAGCACAGCAGTCGACGCAGGTGGACCTGGATCCTTTTGGCGCTGCTCCTTTCCCCTCAAAACCTTGA
- the bmp2k gene encoding BMP-2-inducible protein kinase isoform X10, giving the protein MKKFSRMPRSESGGPGGGCGSGSSSGVSSYIGRVFAVGRYQVNVEELIAEGGFSVVFLARTHSGVRCALKRMYVNNVADLSVYKREITIMKELLDHKNIVRYLDSAINAVAESVWEVLILMEYCRAGQVVKQMNQRLHTGFSEAEVLAIFCDTCEAVARLHQCKTPIIHRDLKVENILLNDQGHYVLCDFGSATHKVLHPHKDGVNAVEDEIKKYTTLSYRAPEMVNLYGGKPITTKADIWALGCLLYKLCFFSLPFGESQVAMSDGNFIIPDNSRFSFKLHCLIRYMLEPDVEKRPDIYQVSYFAFKLAGKECPVPNLFNSSLPTSLPEPLTASEVAAKKSLTKARITDSVGPTETSIAPRQRPKAANANVVSIHNTVTPVKMTVPTGPVSNGQKVSAPGNGQSALQTSSGSQQHRILQQLQPGDLRLQQFQKQQQHLHQQQLQQQQQQQLQQQQQLQQQQQLQQQQQLQQQQQLQQQQQLQQQQQLQQQQQLQQQQQQLQQQQQLQQQQQQLQQQQQLQQQQQQQQQQQQLQQQQQQLQHQQQQPNQQQLIYLQQYHQALQMHQQPHILSQQMAMQPVYQQQAQYAAMMHLYQQAFAQQQQHQHPNHQQVPYHTSPLEFQASHTNFNPSGLGRMGPVAVEPSFTNTRNPSVSSEVVTPPPQNISNPPDMSGWNPFGEDNFSKMTEEDLLDREFDLLRAKKPVEGAASVDLSIGKQLPSKPLQDDLFGSVPFLSSPDASTKTPEQPTPEPNPAAEDQPVKECKSNKRSASSGLLCRAGEESDSDFESDPPSPKSSEEEEIEEDEGLNSEHGEFNEYTECENLGQRPLLMDSEEEDEEKHSSGSDDDQKKGKVLARSPAERKTQSTGQGAARAESGSSLITPPESPIVTTTDVFGAVPFLGSDQAKPEAESGDIFAKAPFRQASQEQIMDEFDVFTKAPFNRNLSRTNKSIDAPIGQTPPVSPDSVDVFGCSPFQPSHSPPLSAAPEDVFGQVPFEEIPSSQQQKIKQRSLQKLSSRQRRTKQETSNSNGKRHHGTPTSGRKTGKASFRTPERVRRHKRVGRRDSQSSNEFLSASDSKENISVSVGDGKDKGAPLPAEEVNLDPFGAKPFHPQDTGWNSQHQGDIGCSNGRPRATSLQSTFSEGNTMDDFGAVPFTEMVHGVAQQSTQVDLDPFGAAPFPSKP; this is encoded by the exons ATGAAGAAGTTCTCCCGCATGCCGAGGTCCGAGAGTGGCGGGCCAGGTGGAGGCTGCGGCTCGGGGTCCTCTTCGGGGGTCTCCAGCTACATCGGAAGAGTGTTCGCCGTGGGCCGGTACCAGGTCAACGTGGAGGAGCTCATCGCGGAAG GTGGATTTTCTGTGGTTTTTCTTGCTCGAACTCATAGTGGAGTTCGATGTGCCCTGAAGAGGATGTACGTAAACAATGTGGCGGACCTCAGCGTCTACAAGAGGGAGATCACAATCATG AAAGAGCTTTTGGATCACAAGAATATTGTACGCTACTTGGATTCTGCCATTAATGCCGTGGCAGAGAGTGTCTGGGAGGTCCTGATTCTCATGGAGTACTGCAGAG CTGGTCAGGTGGTTAAACAGATGAACCAGCGTCTTCACACAGGCTTCAGTGAGGCAGAAGTCTTGGCTATTTTTTGTGATACCTGCGAGGCCGTTGCCAGGTTACATCAGTGCAAGACCCCAATCATTCACCGAGATCTAAAG GTGGAGAACATCCTCTTGAATGACCAGGGGCACTACGTTCTGTGCGATTTCGGAAGTGCCACACACAAAGTGCTCCATCCTCATAAAGATGGAGTGAATGCAGTAGAAgatgaaataaaaaa GTACACCACCCTCTCGTACCGAGCCCCTGAGATGGTTAATCTGTATGGAGGGAAGCCCATTACCACCAAGGCTGATATATGG GCACTTGGATGCTTGTTGTACAAGCTTTGTTTCTTCTCACTTCCATTTGGGGAGAGCCAGGTTGCCATGTCTGATGGGAACTTCATTATTCCAGATAACTCCAGATTCTCCTTTAAACTGCACTGTTTAATCA GATACATGCTTGAGCCAGATGTAGAGAAGAGACCTGACATCTACCAGGTTTCCTACTTTGCCTTCAAGTTGGCCGGAAAAGAGTGCCCTGTGCCAAATCTCTTT AACTCTTCCCTGCCAACGTCCCTCCCAGAGCCTCTTACTGCCAGTGAGGTGGCTGCAAAGAAGAGTTTGACGAAGGCCAG AATAACGGACTCGGTTGGACCAACAGAAACCTCAATTGCCCCAAGACAGAGACCAAAGGCTGCAAATGCCAATGTTGTGTCCATTCACAATACTGTTACTCCTGTGAAAATGACGGTTCCTACTGGACCAGTGAGCAATGGACAGAAAG TGTCGGCCCCGGGGAACGGACAGTCTGCTTTGCAAACTTCCTCAGGCAGCCAGCAGCACCGcatcctgcagcagctgcagccaggagacctACGACTACAGCAGTTTCAAAAACAGCAGCAACATCTTCATCAGCAACAGcttcagcagcagcaacaacagcagcttcagcagcaacaacagctccaacaacaacagcagcttcagcagcaacaacagctccaacaacaacagcagcttcagcagcaacaacagctccaacaacaacagcagcttcagcagcaacaacagctccaacaacagcaacagcagcttcagcagcagcaacagctccaacaacagcaacagcagctt cagcagcaacaacagctccaacaacaacaacagcaacagcagcagcaacaacagctccaacaacagcaacaacagcttcagcatcagcagcagcaacCAAATCAACAACAGCTTATTTACCTACAGCAG TACCACCAGGCCCTCCAGATGCATCAGCAGCCGCACATACTCAGCCAGCAGATGGCAATGCAGCCTGTGTATCAGCAGCAGGCCCAGTACGCGGCCATG ATGCACCTGTATCAGCAGGCCTTtgcacagcagcagcaacaccaACATCCCAATCATCAGCAGGTCCCCTATCACACCTCCCCGTTGGAATTCCAGGCTTCCCACACGAACTTTAACCCTTCTGGGTTGGGTCGCATGGGGCCTGTCGCTGTGGAACCTTCATTCACTAACACCAG AAACCCCTCCGTGAGTTCAGAGGTGGTTACCCCTCCCCCACAGAACATCAGTAATCCCCCTGATATGTCAGGATGGAATCCCTTTGGAGAAGACAACTTCTCCAAGATGACTGAAGAGGACCTGCTGGACAGAGAGTTTGACCTCCTGAGAGCGA AAAAGCCCGTGGAGGGAGCAGCCAGTGTAGACCTCAGCATAGGGAAGCAGCTGCCCTCAAAGCCTCTGCAGGATGACCTTTTTGGCTCTGTACCTTTTCTGTCCAGCCCAG ATGCCAGTACGAAGACCCCAGAGCAGCCCACGCCGGAGCCTAATCCCGCTGCTGAAGACCAACCGGTGAAAGAGTGCAAATCCAACAAGAGAAGTGCCTCTTCTGGCCTGCTGTGCAGAGCAGGAGAGGAGTCAGACAGCGACTTCGAATCAGATCCTCCATCTCCAAAGAGCAGCGAGGAGGAGGAGATTGAGGAAGACGAAGGTCTGAACAGTGAGCATGGTGAGTTCAACGAGTACACGGAATGCGAGAACCTCGGGCAGAGGCCCCTGCTCATGGATTCtgaggaggaggatgaagaaAAGCACAGTTCTGGTTCGGACGACGACCAGAAAAAGGGCAAAGTGCTGGCAAGGAGCCCGGCAGAGCGGAAAACACAGAGTACAGGGCAGGGAGCCGCCAGGGCAGAGTCCGGCTCCAGTCTGATCACGCCCCCCGAGTCGCCCATCGTGACCACGACGGACGTCTTCGGAGCAGTGCCCTTCCTCGGCAGTGACCAGGCCAAACCCGAAGCCGAAAGTGGTGACATTTTCGCCAAGGCCCCATTCAGACAGGCCAGCCAGGAGCAGATTATGGATGAATTTGATGTATTTACCAAAGCCCCATTCAACAGAAACTTGTCCAGAACAAACAAGAGCATTGACGCCCCAATAGGACAAACGCCCCCTGTGTCCCCTGACAGCGTGGACGTGTTCGGCTGCTCTCCTTTCCAGCCTAGCCATTCACCGCCGCTTTCTGCGGCCCCAGAGGATGTCTTCGGCCAGGTACCCTTCGAAGAGATCCCCAGCAGCCAACAACAAAAGATAAAGCAGCGTAGCCTTCAGAAGCTCTCTTCGAGGCAGAGACGTACAAAACAGGAGACCAGCAATAGCAATGGTAAGCGTCACCACGGAACTCCCACCAGTGGCAGGAAGACGGGCAAGGCCAGTTTCCGTACGCCGGAACGCGTACGGCGACACAAGCGAGTGGGCAGGAGGGACTCTCAGAGCAGCAACGAGTTCCTCAGCGCCTCTGACTCCAAGGAGAACATCAGCGTCAGCGTGGGGGATGGCAAAGACAAGGGAGCACCTTTGCCAGCTGAGGAGGTCAACCTGGACCCATTTGGTGCCAAACCTTTTCATCCACAAGACACTGGCTGGAACTCTCAGCATCAAGGGGACATTGGTTGCTCTAATGGGAGACCTCGAGCCACATCTTTGCAGAGCACGTTCAGTGAGGGGAATACCATGGATGACTTTGGGGCCGTGCCGTTCACGGAGATGGTCCATGGCGTAGCACAGCAGTCGACGCAGGTGGACCTGGATCCTTTTGGCGCTGCTCCTTTCCCCTCAAAACCTTGA